The Elgaria multicarinata webbii isolate HBS135686 ecotype San Diego chromosome 11, rElgMul1.1.pri, whole genome shotgun sequence genome segment AGCAGAGGAGATCCCAGCTTTTGGAGAAGACGTGATCATGGTCCCAGACTCATGGATGGTTAATGAGGACACAGTCACTACTGTCTATCGGACTAACTTTAGCAAAGCTGCTTTAAGTATGGCAGCTTTATGCAGGCAAGTTCATTCTGTGTCCCAAGAACCAGCACTGCGACTACATCAATCAGGTGACACTGGACAGAATGGAAGGCAAGGGAAGGACCTACTTGAGCACAGAGGAACTCCCTGTCAATGACCTACTTCCAACCATTTGACAACTTTTAATGGTGTCTCCGCCTCCTCACCCTTGCTCTAGTCATGAACTGTAAACCTCTGTACCACTAGAATCTGCCGCAGGCCACTAAGGTTGCAGTGAGCCTCTGTTATTGGTTCCTCAATGACACAGGAGCCATAAAGCATTCCTTGTGAGAAGCATCCAAGAAGCAAGTCAGTGCAGGATTGTGTTGAAATATTCTAGGAAATTAGAGCTATTGGCTGATGGTGATCTTTGCTGTCCAAAATAAATTGAGAAAAATCACCTTTCAAATTCATaccagttttcatttatttatttatttatttatttatttatttatttatttatttatattttgcccATTAGCTGAGTGCACAattaataccataaaatacaagtattgataaattaaaataaataaattaaaatgaaataaaaaggcaatataaaaccagtcaagttaaaatccagggaaaggcTGCATGAAAAGGTATGTTTCAGAAGGCATTTCAAAGGTGTTGCATTTTCCGTCTCCTGAACCACatgaaggagggttttccagaggttgggcgccactacagagaaggcccatcacCAAGGCTCTTCATGGAAacattccatttgttttggaatggccagcaggacctcctttGAGGATTATAGCTGTCATCCAGGTGCATTTAAAGGAAGTCTGTCtactaggtatgctggtcccaagttgtttagggctttgtaggataacaacataaccttgtgtGTGGCTCAGTAggtaacaggcagccagtgcagatctttGCTTTTACGCATCAATTCCCTTTCATCCATTCCCACTTTATAGCAGAGGTGCATACTTGTTTTGCTGATTTGGATTCTTGTATCTCTtcattctaaataataataataaacttatatttcttacccgcctctccctttggaccaagacggggaacaacattagtacaacaaatcaacacatcttaaaaattcttgatttcacattcatctaggtaggcctgccggaaaagtctagtctttaaagctgtcttaaaagtggatttgcagtattttaaaagtatttaaaagtGGATTTGCAGCTTCTCCAAGATTAATGTAAAATGTATCGCCccatggagaagagaaaaggggtgaaaaGCAGTATTTGTACCAGCCCTCTATGCAAAACAAGGTGTTTTCAAGGAGCAAATTGAAGCCATGAAGCCCAAACATGAGGCCATTTTCATTCTCCGTCTTCGTGTAATAGGGAGAAAGGAGGGGACAGAAACTTCCAGTCAAAGTCCAGTTTTCTTAAGTTTGAGCTCACTGTTGTCTAACGTCAAGCTTATTTTTtaagggtttttgtgtgtgtgttatctaaggctgcaatcataaagATGGTTCTTGGTAATAATCCTCATTAAAAACCATGGgtgtgacttctgagtaaacatgcataggactgcacattaagattttatttttcaccCCACAGATTAACAaaacaattctgtgcatgtctactctgaagtaagtcctattggaaacaatgggacttactcattattattattattttattattgttatttattacatttctataccacccaatagccgaagctctctgggcgattcactcataggtaagtgtgtataggactgcaggctAAATCAATCAGGTTCATCTTCTCAAGACTGTGAAACATACGCATTTTGTCTCTGATTCCagaccagacacacacacacacacacacacgcacacacacacacacacacacacacacacacacacacacacacacacacacacatatatatatatatatatatatatatatatatatatatatatattctgtgggCCTTCCCAATCCCAAGCCATTTCTTCCCTCGCTTTCTGTTCTGCTGGGGGAATAATGTTCATGTCAGACAAACAAGCATTCATCAGTAATTATTGTGTAATTAGCCTCCTCTTCAATTATGAAATGGATAGTGATTAATTCTGCTGCCTCTCAAATTTACTGTAGTGTTTCAATCGTCACTTGCAAAAGTAATACCACAGGATGTCATAAATATCACCAGTAACATTAAAAGGTTAGGGAGAGTATCTTCGATAGGGATAGGGAAACTGCTTTGCGAATGACTGGTTGTCAATGCAATAAACCAAACAACtacactactactactgctactactactactactactactataccaTGGTAGACTTTCTGCTGGTATTGCTTGCTTGCATGGGATGCAAAGCTGACATTGACAACTGCAGGGTCAGAAATCCTGATCCTCCACTTCACAAGTATCATCAGTCAGGAGACTTCATCATTGGTGGCATTACTTCTTATGGTCTCCTCGTCTCCAGTCAAATAGCCTTCACTGAAGAACCCTATCAGGCATTGTCAGAGGAATTTTTGTAAGGACTGCTCttcatttatttccatttatGGTATCATCAGAATGCTAAGAAGATAAGAGAGTGATAAAGCTATAGAACAGGGGATTACTGGATGAGGCTGTAGAAAACATTAATATAATTAAgactatatattaaaaaaaatgtgtaggtTGTTCCAGCAGCTATTAAAGATTAAGGGATTGTCTTCAGCTTTTAATTTTGGCCAAGTTATAGTTTTAGGAGCTTGTTTGCACATCCCACAATGTGTTCCAAATGCAGCTATATTAATGGAAAGAGATACAAATAAcaggcttttatttattcatttgttgcatttatataccaccccatagccaaagctgtctgggctaaaacataacataaatcattgaaaaacaatatacaaaaagtaTACTGCGTGTGAGTGCTTGGACCAGTGCCGTAAAGCTTCACTTCAAGATTCCTGTCTTTAAGAGGATTATGGGCTTTGGTTCCTTATCTCCCTGAATTTAGTTATCAAAACACTTTGATGAAGGAGTTCACTTAAGGAGCTCCCTGTATTGTGCAgtcacccccttttctttttcaaaagggaTAGGATTCTGCTACAGTAAGGCAGAAGCCCTGTGTTATTTCTTTCCAAGTCCTTCTCCTAAGGCATGTGCAATGTGGTCATCTTGTTCTTTGGATATTCCAAAATTAAAATGGTTTTCAGATAGCTCTTGATTTAAGCAATTTGTATTTTGTTAAATATTACAAAGCCTGATTTTATGTGCCACATTCTCAATACTTTGTGAAGCTAGAATAGTGTTTCTTTGCTTCAGAACAGACAACCATATAACAACAATCAAGAAGTGGAGTCTGAGGAACATGAACTGTTCTGCAAAATTTTGTAAAATTGATAATGGTGGTGGGTAGCAAACTGTTCCTCCCTTATCAGTTATGTTACCAGACAGGCCAGcccaatttaattttaaatatttgttgatAGATAAGAATACCTTCAATATATTcactctggttgttgtttttgctgctgctgctgctgctgctgctgctagagaCACTGTGAACGATGAAGTTATAAATGACTTCATGTAGGGGGATAGGTTCTGTCAATTGACCTTGGAGAACTGTATTTTTTAGTTGAGGATGTCTatgaccatttctacaccagcccaaaaatgcggACTGGTCACAGCTAAGTCCAGGGACTCCTGGAGGCAGGGGGGATGAgtgcgggttttcccagggataaataatccctctGAAAATtggattcttcctgtggtctcgggatcatccccaaGACCAAGGGAGGTGTGGCCACTCATGGCagattcttccctcccccctggGCTGGAAGGGGCTGGgctggtgattgggtttggagggtagatgtgtttagctgagtgatttcttttcaggagttgtgtgaggagtgagtgaaaataagatcataggaacTAAGGAACTTTATTATTAGATTGcttactaccagtattattaagatTAGACAGGATTAGAATATAATTCAaaagaactaagaactgtaaacaacaatatacattttctttattttgcaaccataaatccatgtgtcagtttggctgtgtctcctgctctattagttcataaataaacacattacattaaaccttcagcctgctatattcacagaaaagtcttttccaaatctccttaccttttccctctgctataagggaaagttatagttttctttttacccttcctcaggtatttaactggtggtgcttagcctgagggaggtgtgcgcgtcaaagccttgtgtgtgaggtggtggcatctcAGAGTTGGAAAAAACCCTCACTTTTCGTTGAAGTGTACATGTGCtcagctccttttaaaaaataaatttttaaaatgggagtGGGCGctacaccctccttcctcccaggatgtcacatcCACATGTacactaaggggaggatctcacaatcaggatatcacaagatcctcctccatccctccctctataccgggctggtgtagaaatggcctaagttctACGTAGGTTTCTAAATCTCATCTCTTTGACTGCAATAAAGAATAGACATACATACCATTAAAGGAATTTTGAAGAAAAGAAGCTCCCTTGTTATATGCCCTCTCACTTCTATTTGTGTAATTTATCTTCTTTGAAACTTCTTAAAAACCTTATTTGGTGAGCCAAAGAATGATTAATATATTCATGCCCCACCTTATCATTGTCATTTGATCCACAGAAAAACACTTTTGCATGCACAATCACACAGTGACTGTATGAATGCTGCATCTACCATATTCAGCATTCTTGCTATGAAAACCTATTGCACTGTATCCAGATCTACTCATACTCAAACTAgaaccattgaaattaatggaacttaaattagtcatCTCTAACTTCAGTCTCACTAATTTCAATTGGTGTAATCTGAGTATGAGTAAATCAGGACCCAACCTATTGTTCCCTCTTATTCTGATAGATTTCATCATTGTCTTAGATGACTCTGATACAATAGAACTGCCTTTGGAAAAAAATAGATGATAAAGGTCATTGTAGCTGTTAAACAGCACATTGAAATGATGTTGCCTCACAGTACTGAACTTTCTATTAAAAGGTACCTTCCCCAGAAATGATAATCACAGTGATATGCTGAAAATGAGCACTGATATAGTTTGATCTTTTTCTTAGCATAAGAGGATAGTATTTAAATGATGTCAGACTACTAAGGATGATGATGTGGAACATAGGGGCAATACTGAATGTAtgtgtggaatatcctgctgttACAGAATGCACCTTCTGTTTTAGGGTATTTCCTAAGCATTACCAGCACATCCTGGCCTTGGCATTTGCAGTAAAGGAAATCAATGAAAACCCAGAGATCTTACCCAATGTCACCTTGggcttccacatctatgacagctatgaCAATGCAAGGAAGACCTATCATGCCACAATGCTACTGTTGACTATGCTGGAAAATGTTGTACCTAATTATGTATGTGATGTACGGAATACATTAACAGCAGTTATTGGGGGACTGGATTCTGAAATCTCCCTGTACGTGGCAAATATCTTGGATACGTATAAGACTCCACAGGTAGGTTATTTGGGGTCATGAAAATCTGCCACAACACTCATGCTTCCCTATCCTTTCCAGTTCCATTCGGGTGTCTGGAGGCAAAAATGGGTGCATTGTTTATAAATTTCATATTCTGGATATATGGTTCAATCAATAACAAAATACAATTGCTATTGTTTAAGTGCTTCATTCATTGGAGCTAAAATCGCAGAGCATCTCTACAGTATCACAAGACTCATTTAAAACATTCAGCAGTTTAAACATTCTACTTCTTAATACTTTGTCTTTCAGATATCATTTTACAATGAGCAATATCCTATATTGGCTTTGTGCCTCTGCTAGTTCTCTTACACCAATGAAATGGACCACTAGTCCAACAAGAACTAGCAGTTGATTAAACAGCCCAGGAACAGTGCTGCTTGTTTTTAGTTGTTTCAGGAACTGTAGTACCTGTTCTCTGGACATCTGCTCTATTGGTGCATGTGTACTGGAAGATAGTACTCATTCCATTTATATGTCCTCATTCCATTTCAATTCTGGTATGAAGGAACAACATGTAACCCCCCTCCGACACACATCCCCTCCATGCAAAAGTGGGTTGTTGGAAATGTGGGAAATAATGCCGCTTGTAGTTTGGCATTCAGTATCAGAGTTGCCTGAGGAACCAGATTTTGTGGAGACATACAAAtgtgcagaagcagaagcagtgcTCTCAACCCTCTCTTTTACTAAACTATGAACTGGAACAGGACTCAGTCTTACTAAACTTTGATCCATTGCAATAAACAGGATATAAGCTAATCAGGATTTCCTTacgttccattgaaatcaatgggtttaacTCTTAAAATTGAGTAAGCCTGGATGCAACCATGTAGCATGCTTTCATGCTTGAACTAGATAGATGGCCAAAGATAGTCAGTATTCTCTTAGATGAGACTGCTATCTAAccaagcattctgttcccaaccaGATGTCCATTAAATGTatgtacattaaaaatatatgtataaGTGCTGCTATGATTTCCTTTCCCTCAACCCAAAATCTCTCCTTAGCTCATCTACGGCCCTGCTCCCATGATGAACACTAAAACGCCAGGCCTTCCCTTCTACCAGATGGCTCCTCAGGAAGCTCTTCAGTATGAGGGGATTCTCTCTTTGCTTCTCCATTTCAGGTGGACATGGATAGGGATTGTTGTTATGAATAATGATAATGGAGAAAGATTTCTACAAGTGGTCACTCCACTGTTTTCTAAGAGGAGtgtctgttttgccttcatagaaAGAGTCCCCAAATTAAGCTTTGACACTAAAATTAATGATGCATTTGTAAAGGGGGCACAAATACGTGATAATGTGATGGGCAGCAAAGCCAATGTAATAGTGGCTTATGCAGAATCTCATTCCATGTCATTTTTTCAATGGCTTCCATATCTCTCAGAAAAAGAGGACATTGCAAAGGAAGCTAAAGGGAAAGTATGGATAATAACATTCCAGATGGATTTTACTTCAACTGTCCTTCAAAGGAATTGGGATACAGAAATATTCCATGGCACTGTATCTTTCAGAATCCACTCGAGTGACCTACCTGGATTTAAGCAATTTCTTGAGAGCAGAAACCCTTCTAACACCAAAGAAGATAGATTTATCAGGGATTTCTGGCAACAGGCCTTTGGCTGTGTATTCCAAGATAGCATTGTGGGGGAAGTGAATGGAGACATTTGCACAGGGCAGGAGAAGCTGGAGAGCCTTCCTGGATCTTTCTTTGAAATGAGCACAATCGGAcacagctacagcatctacaatgctgtcCATGTGGTGGCCCATGCGCTACATCATGCCATGTCGTCTCCTGGAGCTGCACATTGTGCAGTAATGGATGGAGGGGAACCAAAACCTCTGAATCTACAGTTTGGGCAGGTAATAGGCTCCAATTCCTGATATGGCAGGGCTCTGTataataactgggcatgtttaggcttgagaagagaagattgaggggagacatgataggactcttcaaatacttgaaaagttgtcacacagaggagggccaggatctcttctctctttttttttagttttctttttagTATTTTAAACATCACAGACACACAATCTTTACACCACATATATTACATtcaaacaaaggtatacacaaaataactacactaaaatacatttaaggataaggttaaagtatattcttggccctcttcatgccagaaatgctaatTAACTTCTTAATTACTATTAATATGTAAGTGAATTTCAATTCTTTCTTATAACTTATCtgaatctcatacattggattcacagaatcatactccatttttctctaattctttaattaaaattaatactTCAATCACGTTTATTTCTTCtacttttcttcccccctcctcttttcctctctttccccatcttaaaggggaaacaaacaaatacatcatttttctctgtctcttgcaaatattctatcaaaggtttccaatccaacataaacatagttgttgatctttctctcattatcgctgtgagttttgccatctctgccaattccagcatcttcaacatccattcatccgttgttggtgttgttttatttttcccaATTTTGTGTGTATAACAGGCTTGCTTCCGCTATCATGTACAAAAATAAACTTCCCCCTTCTGCTTTAGTTGTTTTTCCATTAATCCGAGTAAGaaagcttccggtttcatttctacatttgtccttaatatttttttgtattgaagAATATATTTGGGTCCAAAACGTTTTGgctttttttacaagtccaccaaagatgataaaaagttccttctttttccttggaTTTCCAACATTTTCCTGAGGCacccttatacattttagctaattttacaggtgacatatcccatctgtacatcatcttataaaaattctctttaagtcttgaacataaagtaaattttaaaccctttgcCCACATACTTTCCCACTCTTCCATTAAGGTGTTATGTCCAaaattttgtgcccattttatcatacagtctTTTACTTGCTTATCTTCCATCTCATATCTTAACAACGATTTATACATCTTTGCAATAACATGTTCCTcatttcttctcaatcatcccagattgcaggacatggaataatgggctcaagttacaggacaccagattctgcctggacagcaggaaaatcttcctgactgttagaacagtgtggcaatggaaccaattacctagggaggttgtgggctctcccacactagaggcctttaagaggcagctggacatcctgtcaggcatgctttaaggttgatgcctgcattgaaaagggggttggaatagATGACCTTGTAGACCCCTTACATGTCTACTATTCTAaaggtttcaatcccatgcagcagggagtctcccacaatgacttctcttctctttttcttggtCGACTAACTTTCTGCCCCTTTTTCACTGTAGCATGGGGTCCGCTGtcattcttcctctgcaggctgtcctccagtgtcatcctccagtagctgaaagctggtacataactctaatggttccactggtgcagagtgtATTCTAGTTCTGCTGCTTCTAACtatcactttttccagggagtttcctcttcattggctttcctcaccacAGCATGctctacttctgcttcagcttgctgttgctcttcaatctcttgtgcttcttgttgctgttgcagttccaccattctgtctaagaactcttcaacttctcttattccttggagggtggacactcgctgctcaagtacTCTTACTTTTTCTTacaatagtgcaaccagcttgcacttgttgcatgTGTATGCaatgttgatctcaggcaggaacacaaacattgcataCACTTTGAAGGTCACCACCACTACAGACTCCTTTCTGTCCATAGTCTCTATATCtgttttgtttctgcctttccgatttggaattgcctgtgctttgtcctgtcctctctgaagctgAACAACAAAGTCCCCTACTATATGAGTGTGTCTTACAAGAACAAAATTATGTTAAAGACCTCCCCTTTGACCTCTCCCTGACAAAAACCTGTTTGCTCTCCATGTTCAGTTGCTCAGATCACTTGCTCTCTGGGAGGTCTCTTCCTTCTAGATCAGCCAGGGCAGCTCCTCTGCTCTtttctgctcagctaggagtctgGAAACAGAATGAATCTCCCTGCCCACTaagctgctgagagcaatcaggccacaccccttcaggcccagcagcagctctcaggacATGCCCTTTCTATTAGCACTCAAGAGTATATGGCGAGCACATGTCCACTTTGAATAGGAAGATTCCTCAATTTACTCAAAGCCTCTCTTCTTCCActacactccccctgacaaactcaTCTTTGCTTGCTCTCTGGGAGCTCTCTACCTTATGTAgattctagtccagctggggcacCTCCTTCTCTGTCCTGCTTAGCTAGAAGTCACAAAACAGAATGAGGATGAGCACTTCCTCTAGAAGACTAACTCAGCTTTATTTTGAGGCAACATACAAGAGATGGGTAAACTCACCCATCTCTGCACCATGCAACAGCTGCCGGACCAATTCCAGATGCTTGACCTGGCTCACCATGTGCTTCAAGACTGTTGTAGTCCACAGATGATTGGTGACTGGCACATGGCTGCTCATTccctcagcaagtgccattttgtGTGAAAATAGCACTTTGGACTTTTTTCATAAAGGGTCACACCACAACAGAAAGCCCTGAACTTAAACTCCATCTTATCACACATACCATCCCTAAACTTAGAACTTCAAATACATGTAAATgttataagcactatataaataataaatctgcAAGCTGgaagaggtcagctggatactctttttatttataatttataatgtatctccattattttcaaaaattaaaaaattgatattctaaaataaagaatactTACCAAAACCTAAGAACacctggaaaacacacacacacacacacacgtgtttgtgtgtgtgtgtgtgtgtgtgtgtgcataatcaGTAAAAATTGTGAAAATTTTGCTCTGTTGCATAGTGCATTACCCCTACTCAGAATGTGGCATTTTAGGCTTTGGTTTGTGCAAACTGAAtcacagtggctgagagatcaaggttttgagtaggggtgtgcacaggcCCTtcgaaccgctttgtggcctgatccagaacttccaGATCAAGCTCGAACTGCTTCGGGTGGATCCTACCCtcctccgctccgctccgtggagcAAGATCCGAAGGGCCGGATCaagattcggcccccattttgccccctcccccacttacttaCCTCTGCGGCGGgcggcggaagcaggtaagtggggaaggggggacaaaatggggggtgaataagtccccctccccctttacctggctccgccgtctgcAGTTGCATGGACAGTGGTGGtggctggttattattattattattattattattattattattattattattattattattttatatagcaccatcaatgtacatagtgctgtacagagtaaaacagtaaatagcaagaccctgccgcataggcttacattctaataaaaccataataaaacaataaggaggggaagagaaagcaaacaggcacagggtagggtaaaactaacagtataaagtcagaacaagctttaaaagctgcggttgaacttgtagttctcaaatgttctggaagagcattccaggcataaggggcagcagaagaaaatggacgaagctgagtaagggaagtagaggcccttaggcaggtgagaaacatggcatcagaggagcgaagagcacgagcagggcaatagtgtgagatgagagaggagagataggaaggagctagacagtgaaaagctttgtaggtcaacaggagaagtttatattggattctgaagtgaattggaagccaatgaagagatttcagaagtggagttacatggtcagagcggcgagccaagaagatgatcttagcagcagagtggtgaacagaaaccaacggactgatgtgagaagaaggaaggccagtgagaaggaggtaagcccccctcccccacttacatGGCGCCAGTGCCGCCGCATGGacag includes the following:
- the LOC134405594 gene encoding vomeronasal type-2 receptor 26-like, whose translation is MPNCFAIDSIDRLLKELMNNVSPFTLLYLAVILGHRPTCCPGQLVKKSNAWNNVVKCQLTLYMCSLEGESEFASYLLTVGNGTAEEIPAFGEDVIMVPDSWMVNEDTVTTVYRTNFSKAALSMAALCRQVHSVSQEPALRLHQSGDTGQNGRVFPKHYQHILALAFAVKEINENPEILPNVTLGFHIYDSYDNARKTYHATMLLLTMLENVVPNYVCDVRNTLTAVIGGLDSEISLYVANILDTYKTPQLIYGPAPMMNTKTPGLPFYQMAPQEALQYEGILSLLLHFRWTWIGIVVMNNDNGERFLQVVTPLFSKRSVCFAFIERVPKLSFDTKINDAFVKGAQIRDNVMGSKANVIVAYAESHSMSFFQWLPYLSEKEDIAKEAKGKVWIITFQMDFTSTVLQRNWDTEIFHGTVSFRIHSSDLPGFKQFLESRNPSNTKEDRFIRDFWQQAFGCVFQDSIVGEVNGDICTGQEKLESLPGSFFEMSTIGHSYSIYNAVHVVAHALHHAMSSPGAAHCAVMDGGEPKPLNLQFGQSRPLSQCTVSCQPGSHKKIKEGEPFCCYDCIPCPEGKISNQEDANDCVKCSAKDYPSKKQDFCILKRITFLSYREPLGFSLALFAITFSFTTALVLGTFMKHHDTPIVIANNRNLTYTLLISLLLCFLCALLFIGRPQKVTCLLRQTAFGLIFSVAISCVLAKTIMVVLAFMATRPGSRIRKWLGKELASSIVVSFSLNQVGICTGWLATSAPFLDEDMHSGTEEIVLECNDGAVALFYCVLGYMGFLAMLSLTVAFLARKLPDSFNEAKFITFSMLVFCSVWLSFVPTYLSTKGKYMVAVEIFSIIASSAGLLGCIYLPKCFIIMLRPELNNREQLIRKIS